The following coding sequences are from one Gemmatimonadota bacterium window:
- a CDS encoding acylase — protein MRFQFSLLLLTLAPTAGHAQTSFQAEIRTTSFGVPHVLASDLAGAGFGFGYAFAKAEICTVADRWVTVRGERSKYFGVEGVRDGRQTATNLQSDFYWKRILDLDVVGSELRQPGPLGPTALVRDLVRGYVAGYNRYLADVGVGGIPDRRCQGKPWVSPITEQDVYLRALHWNAYTSTRWIGPMNDALPPSAGWRGSAPSPGFGALEGAPPQVTMSNLIALGRDATDNGRGMLFANPHWRWHEPERWFEAQLTVPGKLNVYGAVLEGLPFVLFGFNEHVAWTHTASVPKRETVYQLRLAPGAATSYEYEGQVRPMTPRTVTVEVKETDGRLTTRRHTFFETHYGPVIADAAFEWTPVAAYAVRSVTMSFRWLNQQMEMMLARSAQELDEAGKRYQALGWLNTAAADDSGRVVYGDRSAVPNVTDAKIKQCVTSEAGQRLWAQQQLAVLDGWRADCEWATDPDAVVPGIMGPGSLPSLARTDYVTNSNDSHWSNNPAQPLEGFARIIGDERTPRSLRTRNGLLKIGQRLAGSDGHPGRGFSLAQLEQITMDNRVLSGELWRDSLVAHCRRMPNQKGIPEACDVLAGWDLTDNLDSPGAVLWRRFMENLGSNPAPDAELFTVPFDPKEPATTPRGLNTANPRITRALTAAIADLRDSGIPLGGMLRAYQIEERAGKRIPIHGGPPQTGQYNLMMSQSGWVPGKGWDTPVHGSSYILWVQFTDRGPVARSVLAPSQSDNPDSPNHADQTLLFSDKKSKPVLFEEAAIRADRQFTTKKLCSAPKAAACR, from the coding sequence ATGCGATTTCAATTCAGCCTCCTGCTGCTCACGCTCGCTCCGACCGCGGGGCACGCCCAGACGTCGTTCCAGGCAGAGATCCGGACCACATCCTTCGGCGTGCCCCACGTGCTGGCGTCCGACCTGGCTGGCGCGGGTTTCGGTTTTGGCTATGCGTTCGCCAAGGCCGAAATCTGCACCGTGGCCGACCGGTGGGTGACCGTTCGAGGGGAACGCTCCAAGTATTTCGGCGTCGAGGGGGTCCGGGACGGCCGCCAGACGGCCACCAACCTTCAGAGCGACTTCTATTGGAAACGGATCCTCGACCTCGATGTCGTCGGGAGTGAATTGCGGCAACCGGGGCCCCTTGGACCGACTGCGCTGGTCCGCGACTTGGTCCGCGGGTACGTCGCCGGGTACAACCGGTACCTGGCCGACGTCGGCGTGGGCGGGATTCCAGACCGGCGGTGCCAGGGCAAGCCGTGGGTTAGTCCGATCACCGAACAGGACGTGTACCTCCGGGCGCTCCACTGGAACGCCTACACCAGCACCCGATGGATCGGACCGATGAATGATGCCCTGCCCCCGTCGGCGGGCTGGCGGGGATCGGCGCCGAGCCCGGGATTCGGGGCGCTGGAAGGCGCCCCACCGCAAGTGACGATGAGCAACCTGATCGCACTCGGCAGAGACGCCACCGACAACGGCCGGGGCATGCTGTTCGCCAACCCGCACTGGCGGTGGCATGAGCCGGAACGGTGGTTCGAGGCCCAACTCACGGTTCCAGGTAAGCTCAACGTCTATGGCGCGGTCCTCGAAGGGCTGCCATTCGTGCTGTTCGGATTCAACGAGCACGTGGCCTGGACCCACACCGCGAGCGTCCCGAAGCGCGAGACGGTGTATCAGCTTCGGCTCGCCCCGGGAGCGGCCACGTCCTACGAATACGAGGGCCAGGTCCGGCCGATGACGCCCCGGACGGTAACGGTCGAGGTCAAAGAGACCGACGGGCGGCTCACCACCCGGCGGCACACGTTCTTTGAGACCCACTACGGGCCGGTCATCGCCGACGCCGCCTTCGAGTGGACCCCGGTTGCGGCCTACGCGGTCCGGAGCGTCACCATGAGTTTCCGGTGGCTCAACCAGCAAATGGAGATGATGCTGGCCCGCTCGGCCCAGGAACTCGACGAAGCCGGGAAACGGTACCAGGCCTTGGGCTGGCTCAACACCGCGGCCGCGGATGACTCGGGCCGGGTCGTGTACGGCGACCGATCGGCCGTGCCGAACGTGACCGACGCGAAAATCAAACAATGTGTCACGTCCGAAGCGGGCCAGCGGCTCTGGGCCCAGCAACAACTGGCGGTGCTCGACGGCTGGCGGGCGGACTGTGAATGGGCCACCGACCCGGACGCCGTCGTGCCCGGTATCATGGGCCCCGGCAGCCTCCCGTCGTTGGCCCGGACCGATTACGTCACGAACTCCAACGACAGCCACTGGAGCAACAACCCGGCCCAGCCGCTCGAGGGATTTGCCCGGATCATCGGGGACGAGCGAACGCCCCGAAGTCTCCGGACCCGGAACGGGCTCCTGAAAATCGGGCAACGGCTCGCCGGCTCCGACGGGCACCCCGGCCGGGGCTTCAGCCTCGCACAACTCGAGCAGATCACGATGGACAATCGGGTCCTCTCGGGCGAACTTTGGCGAGACTCGCTGGTGGCGCATTGCCGGCGGATGCCGAACCAAAAGGGCATCCCCGAGGCCTGCGATGTCCTGGCGGGTTGGGACCTGACCGATAATCTCGACAGCCCGGGTGCCGTACTCTGGCGGCGGTTCATGGAGAATCTCGGGAGTAACCCGGCGCCGGACGCCGAGTTGTTCACCGTGCCGTTCGACCCGAAGGAACCGGCCACCACCCCGCGCGGGCTCAATACCGCCAACCCCCGGATCACCCGGGCCTTGACCGCCGCGATTGCCGACCTCCGGGATTCCGGGATCCCGTTAGGCGGAATGCTTCGGGCCTACCAAATCGAAGAGCGGGCCGGGAAACGAATCCCGATTCACGGCGGTCCGCCGCAGACCGGGCAATACAACCTGATGATGTCCCAGTCGGGCTGGGTGCCCGGCAAGGGCTGGGACACTCCGGTCCACGGGTCGAGCTACATCCTGTGGGTGCAGTTTACCGACCGGGGACCGGTGGCCCGTTCGGTGCTGGCGCCGTCGCAATCGGATAACCCAGATTCGCCGAACCACGCGGACCAAACGCTGTTGTTCTCGGACAAGAAATCGAAACCGGTGCTGTTCGAGGAGGCCGCGATCCGGGCCGACCGACAGTTCACGACAAAAAAGCTCTGCT
- a CDS encoding DNA polymerase II: MADDRKTSQTGQDQWLWGWDPTPGIVSVWADPDGRAVVWRRIPATGLLVREEERFRPWLLLDRAEDVARPGAGVGIQELEGEGALRYLVTADDARTLATAVLQGASHRLGRNLTHLRELGQESVLVVPPEEQYLVATGRTYFRDLPFDHLRRLQFDLETEGLDARRHRIFMVAVGHPDGTTELLEVQGSGDAAEADLIARLVSVVQAVDPDVIENHNLHGFDLPFLDRRARILRVPLRLGRLGPGLRQRAARRGVENESDPRRRVRMVVPGRELIDTLDAVQRYDFATRELPGHGLKAVARHLGLAKEDRELIRGDQIAEVYRTDPDRVRRYATADVEEVAGLARMLGGAAFALARMAPRRYERLADAGAATGIIDPLLVRAYLRAGRALPAHQPGRDIEHSGAALHLFASGVAERVVKADVASLYPSLMRAYRIGPARDTLGALLSMVDRLVEQRLDAKASAKAAPPGSAERYTHEATSAAMKLVVNSAYGYLAAGGGLTRFADVEAANEVTRRGRELLQTMCREFAARGVTLLEADTDGVYFAVPAGWTEVDERRVVAEVAALLPPLVQLEFEGRYQAMLSHEPKNYALLEYDGTLVLRGVAFRSSRAEPFGEAFLRRSIRRLLAGDLVGVRDAFLDTVRALRRRDLSTHEVSSRVRLTKTPAKYFETRTRRRELPYEALLASGRTEWKAGERIRVYRTQTGSAVVGDPDLPDRRDYDVEHYLRVLRDTFAARLARALRPGDGAALFEDPDQLPLVAPSFESMRTILTVSPP; this comes from the coding sequence ATGGCCGACGATAGAAAAACTAGTCAGACTGGTCAAGATCAATGGCTCTGGGGCTGGGACCCCACGCCGGGGATCGTTTCGGTCTGGGCCGATCCCGACGGCCGCGCCGTCGTCTGGCGCCGGATCCCCGCCACCGGCCTTCTCGTCCGCGAGGAGGAACGGTTCCGGCCGTGGCTCCTGCTCGATCGGGCCGAGGACGTGGCCCGGCCTGGCGCCGGGGTCGGCATTCAGGAACTCGAGGGCGAAGGCGCCCTCCGCTATCTGGTCACCGCTGATGATGCCCGGACCTTGGCCACCGCCGTGCTCCAAGGCGCCTCCCACCGGCTCGGCCGAAACCTCACCCACCTCCGCGAGCTGGGCCAGGAGTCCGTGCTGGTGGTGCCGCCGGAAGAGCAATACCTGGTGGCCACCGGGCGAACCTACTTTCGCGACCTGCCGTTCGACCACCTCCGCCGGCTCCAATTCGATCTCGAAACCGAAGGCCTCGACGCCCGCCGGCATCGAATCTTCATGGTGGCCGTGGGCCACCCCGATGGAACCACCGAGCTCCTCGAGGTTCAGGGGTCCGGCGATGCCGCCGAGGCCGATTTGATTGCCCGGCTGGTCTCGGTCGTGCAGGCCGTCGATCCGGACGTCATCGAAAATCACAATCTCCACGGATTCGACCTGCCCTTTCTGGACCGCCGGGCCCGGATTCTCCGGGTTCCGCTTCGGCTCGGCCGTCTGGGGCCCGGCCTCCGCCAGCGGGCAGCGCGACGCGGGGTCGAAAATGAATCCGACCCCCGCCGCCGCGTCCGGATGGTGGTCCCCGGCCGCGAGTTGATCGACACCCTGGATGCCGTGCAGCGGTATGACTTCGCCACCCGGGAGTTGCCCGGGCATGGACTGAAGGCGGTGGCCCGCCATTTAGGGCTCGCCAAAGAAGACCGCGAACTGATCCGGGGCGACCAGATTGCCGAGGTCTATCGGACCGATCCCGACCGGGTCCGCCGGTACGCCACCGCCGACGTCGAAGAAGTCGCCGGGTTGGCTCGAATGCTGGGCGGGGCGGCCTTTGCCCTGGCTCGAATGGCGCCCCGGCGGTATGAGCGGCTGGCTGACGCCGGGGCGGCCACCGGGATCATCGATCCGCTGTTGGTGCGAGCCTATCTTCGGGCCGGTCGGGCCCTACCAGCCCATCAGCCCGGCCGGGACATCGAGCATAGCGGCGCCGCCTTGCACCTCTTCGCCTCGGGTGTGGCGGAGCGGGTGGTCAAAGCCGATGTCGCGAGCCTCTATCCGTCGTTGATGCGGGCCTATCGGATTGGGCCGGCGCGCGACACCCTCGGCGCGTTGCTCTCGATGGTCGACCGGCTGGTCGAGCAGCGGCTCGACGCTAAAGCCAGCGCCAAAGCCGCACCGCCCGGATCGGCGGAGCGCTACACCCACGAAGCCACCTCCGCCGCCATGAAGCTGGTCGTCAACTCAGCCTATGGATACTTGGCGGCGGGCGGGGGCCTGACCCGGTTCGCGGACGTCGAGGCGGCCAACGAGGTCACCCGTCGGGGCCGCGAGTTGCTCCAAACGATGTGCCGCGAGTTCGCGGCCCGCGGCGTCACCCTGCTCGAGGCCGACACGGATGGCGTCTACTTCGCCGTGCCCGCCGGGTGGACCGAGGTCGACGAGCGGCGGGTGGTGGCGGAGGTGGCCGCGCTCCTGCCACCGCTGGTGCAGCTCGAGTTCGAAGGCCGTTACCAAGCCATGCTCTCGCATGAGCCGAAGAACTATGCCCTCCTCGAATACGACGGCACCCTGGTGCTCCGTGGAGTGGCCTTTCGGTCGAGCCGGGCCGAGCCGTTCGGCGAGGCGTTTTTGCGGCGCTCGATTCGCCGCTTGCTGGCGGGCGACCTGGTCGGGGTCCGCGACGCGTTCCTCGACACCGTCCGCGCCCTCCGTCGCCGCGACCTCTCGACCCACGAGGTGTCCTCGCGGGTTCGCCTCACCAAGACGCCGGCCAAGTATTTCGAGACCCGAACCCGGCGGCGCGAACTCCCCTACGAAGCCCTGTTGGCAAGCGGCCGGACCGAGTGGAAAGCCGGCGAACGAATTCGGGTCTATCGAACCCAAACCGGGTCCGCCGTCGTGGGCGACCCCGACCTCCCGGACCGGCGCGACTACGATGTCGAGCATTACTTGAGGGTCCTCCGGGATACTTTCGCGGCCCGGCTGGCCCGTGCCCTCCGCCCCGGCGACGGCGCCGCTCTGTTCGAGGACCCCGACCAATTGCCACTCGTCGCACCCTCGTTCGAGTCCATGCGGACGATTCTGACCGTGAGCCCCCCGTGA
- a CDS encoding fumarate hydratase, protein MATIRQDDFIQSIADALQHISYYHPLDYIRALGEAYEREQGPAAKDAIAQILTNSRMCAEGHRPICQDTGIVVVFLKVGMEVRWDATLSVQEMVDEGVRRAYLLPENVLRASIVADPAFTRRNTRDNTPAVVHAEIVPGDTVEVKLAAKGGGSENKSKFAMLNPSDSIVDWVIKTVPLMGAGWCPPGMLGIGIGGSAEKAMLMAKESLMEPIDMAQLKQRGPATKIEELRIELHDKVNALGIGAQGLGGLATVLDVKIFDYPTHAASKPIAMIPNCAATRHAHFTLDGSGVAAMPVPKLSDWPAVTWRPDATAKRVDLDTLTPEVVRTWHAGDRLLLTGKLLTGRDAAHKRIADLLASGQGLPAGVDFTNRVIYYVGPVDPVRDEAVGPAGPTTATRMDQFTEMMLARTGLIAMVGKAERGPSGLEAIRKHQAAYLMAVGGAAYLVSKAIRASRVVAFEDLGMEAIYEFTVEEMPVTVAVDAAGNNVHETGPREWQEKIRRLPVLG, encoded by the coding sequence ATGGCGACCATCCGGCAAGACGACTTCATCCAGTCTATCGCTGACGCGCTTCAGCACATCTCGTACTACCATCCGCTCGACTACATCCGCGCCCTCGGCGAGGCGTACGAACGGGAGCAGGGTCCGGCGGCCAAGGATGCGATCGCCCAAATCCTCACCAACTCCCGGATGTGCGCCGAAGGACACCGGCCGATCTGCCAGGATACCGGCATCGTCGTCGTGTTCCTGAAAGTCGGGATGGAGGTTCGGTGGGACGCGACGCTCTCGGTGCAAGAGATGGTGGACGAGGGAGTGCGGCGAGCGTACCTGCTTCCCGAGAACGTGCTCCGGGCTTCGATCGTGGCCGACCCGGCCTTTACCCGCCGGAACACCCGCGACAACACCCCGGCGGTGGTCCACGCCGAGATCGTGCCGGGCGACACGGTCGAGGTGAAGCTTGCGGCCAAAGGCGGCGGATCCGAGAACAAGTCCAAGTTCGCGATGCTCAACCCCAGCGATTCGATCGTGGACTGGGTCATCAAGACGGTCCCGCTGATGGGCGCCGGCTGGTGCCCGCCCGGGATGCTGGGTATCGGCATCGGCGGCTCGGCCGAGAAGGCGATGCTGATGGCGAAGGAGTCGCTGATGGAGCCGATCGACATGGCGCAGCTCAAACAACGCGGGCCCGCCACAAAGATCGAGGAGCTCCGGATCGAACTGCACGACAAGGTCAATGCTCTCGGCATCGGGGCCCAAGGACTGGGCGGGCTGGCCACGGTACTCGACGTCAAGATCTTCGACTATCCGACCCATGCGGCCTCGAAGCCGATCGCCATGATCCCCAACTGCGCCGCCACCCGGCACGCCCACTTCACCCTGGATGGCTCGGGGGTGGCCGCGATGCCGGTGCCGAAGTTGTCCGACTGGCCGGCCGTGACGTGGCGGCCCGACGCCACCGCGAAACGGGTCGATCTCGACACCCTCACTCCGGAGGTCGTGCGCACTTGGCACGCCGGCGACCGGCTGTTGCTGACCGGCAAGCTCCTGACCGGCCGCGACGCGGCCCACAAGCGGATTGCCGACCTGCTCGCGAGCGGCCAGGGGCTTCCGGCCGGGGTGGATTTTACCAACCGGGTGATCTACTACGTCGGGCCGGTCGATCCGGTCCGCGATGAGGCGGTCGGGCCCGCCGGACCGACCACGGCCACGCGGATGGACCAGTTTACGGAGATGATGCTTGCCCGGACTGGACTGATCGCGATGGTCGGTAAAGCCGAGCGCGGGCCGAGCGGACTCGAGGCCATCCGCAAACACCAAGCGGCGTATCTCATGGCAGTAGGCGGCGCGGCGTACCTGGTGTCGAAGGCCATTCGCGCGTCGCGAGTGGTGGCGTTCGAAGACCTCGGCATGGAAGCGATCTACGAGTTCACGGTGGAGGAGATGCCCGTCACGGTGGCCGTCGACGCCGCGGGGAATAACGTACATGAGACGGGCCCACGGGAGTGGCAGGAGAAGATCCGCCGGTTACCTGTCCTGGGGTGA
- a CDS encoding glycosyl hydrolase, which yields MARILGMAVVALATGLPTTLTAQSTVDTSAFGALSWRNLGPQRGGRSVAVAGSAVRTQEYWMGTTGGGVFKTTDGGDTWAPMSDRYFGGTIGAIAVAESNPDIVYVGGGEYPIRGNTSHGDGVYKTTDGGRTWSYLGLVETRHISKIKIHPKNPDIVYVGALGPVFSTSDPNRGVYKSVDGGKTWKKILNRPGNDSTGVVELVMDPSDPEVLYAGLWEAYRKPWLMNSGGPGSGIFKTTDGGTTWKELTRNPGLPRGLIGNIGIAVSPANPKRVWAVVEADSGGVFRSDDAGATWTRTNDERKLRQRAWYYSRVFADPKNENAVYVLNVEWFRSDDGGVTFPRSFNNHHGDNHDLWIAPNDPNRMVLGDDGGAEVSINGGRSWTDVDYPTAQFYHVATTNHFPYRVCGAQQDNSTLCGSSQGARGTQYAEFYDVGGGESGYIAARPDNPDIIFAGSYGGYLTRKDIKSGFERDINPWPLNPMGHSAVDSKYRMQWTFPIVISPHDPNTMYVGSSVVFKSTDEGNSFTPISPDLTRNDPKTLGPSGGPITRDQTSVEYYATVFTISESPVEKGVIWTGSDDGIIAVTKNGGQSWDRVTPPDLPQWARVSIIEASSHAKGTAYVAANRFQLNDFAPYLYKTTDYGKTWTKIIKGITASEFTRVIREDPVRKGLLFAGTERGVWVSLDDGANWQTLRRNLPPVPVHDIAIKNADVVLGTHGRAFWIMDDIASLRQLSAEVMAKDAHLFQPADAYRTFGGATIQYWLKKGDQKVTLEFLDGKGQLIKKFTSDPDSAETTAEKVERARLDSLATLGVMPASAEARTGDAAGGRRGRFGFGGSNRAPNRMGANSFTWNMRYPEPAAFKGLIMWAAGIFGPQAPSGSYTAKLTAGDKTDTQTFKLLIDPRSGASQADLDEQFRFLIQIRDKTTEANNAVRTIRNLKTHLAARIKAAPAGRAAVLQRSVTTLTEQISAVEAEIYQVKNKSGQDPLNYPIKLNNQIAALSGVVASTEAKPTAQSYEVYKILAAALDAELGKLTVLLGAGLDGVNAELTRLGLDKVVPSTEEISGPDLPQ from the coding sequence ATGGCTCGAATTCTAGGTATGGCAGTGGTGGCCTTGGCGACCGGGTTACCGACGACACTCACCGCGCAATCGACGGTCGACACCAGTGCGTTCGGCGCGCTGTCGTGGCGGAACTTGGGCCCCCAACGCGGGGGCCGGTCGGTGGCGGTGGCCGGCTCGGCGGTGCGGACCCAGGAGTATTGGATGGGCACCACGGGCGGTGGGGTGTTCAAGACCACCGACGGGGGTGACACCTGGGCCCCGATGTCCGACCGGTACTTCGGCGGCACGATCGGCGCCATTGCGGTGGCCGAGTCCAACCCGGATATCGTGTATGTCGGCGGCGGGGAGTACCCGATCCGGGGCAACACCTCCCACGGCGACGGCGTCTACAAGACCACCGACGGCGGCCGGACCTGGAGCTATCTCGGCCTGGTCGAGACCCGTCACATTTCCAAGATCAAGATTCATCCTAAGAACCCCGACATCGTGTACGTCGGGGCGCTCGGACCGGTATTCAGCACCTCGGACCCGAACCGCGGCGTCTACAAGTCGGTCGACGGCGGCAAGACCTGGAAGAAGATCTTGAACCGGCCGGGCAATGACTCAACCGGCGTCGTCGAGTTGGTGATGGACCCGAGCGACCCGGAAGTCCTCTACGCCGGCCTTTGGGAGGCGTACCGGAAACCCTGGTTGATGAACAGTGGTGGCCCGGGCAGCGGCATCTTCAAGACCACCGACGGCGGCACCACGTGGAAGGAACTGACCCGGAATCCCGGGCTTCCCAGGGGCCTGATCGGCAACATCGGGATTGCGGTATCACCGGCCAACCCCAAGCGGGTCTGGGCGGTCGTCGAGGCCGACTCCGGCGGGGTGTTCCGCTCCGACGATGCCGGGGCGACGTGGACCCGGACCAACGACGAACGGAAGCTCCGCCAGCGGGCCTGGTACTACTCTCGGGTCTTTGCCGATCCCAAGAATGAGAACGCGGTCTACGTCCTCAACGTGGAGTGGTTCCGCTCCGACGATGGCGGCGTGACCTTCCCGCGCTCGTTCAACAACCACCACGGCGACAACCACGACCTCTGGATTGCCCCGAACGACCCCAACCGGATGGTCTTGGGCGATGACGGCGGCGCCGAAGTCTCCATCAACGGAGGCCGGAGTTGGACCGACGTCGACTATCCGACCGCCCAGTTCTATCACGTCGCCACCACCAACCACTTCCCCTACCGGGTCTGCGGCGCGCAGCAGGACAACAGCACCCTTTGCGGCTCGAGCCAGGGCGCCCGCGGCACCCAGTATGCCGAGTTCTACGACGTGGGCGGCGGCGAGTCCGGCTACATCGCCGCCCGGCCGGACAACCCCGACATCATTTTTGCCGGAAGCTACGGCGGGTACCTGACCCGGAAGGACATCAAGAGCGGATTCGAACGGGACATCAACCCCTGGCCGCTCAACCCGATGGGCCATTCCGCGGTCGACTCCAAGTACCGGATGCAGTGGACTTTTCCGATCGTTATTTCACCCCACGATCCGAACACCATGTACGTCGGCTCGAGCGTGGTGTTCAAGTCGACCGACGAAGGCAACAGCTTTACGCCGATCAGTCCGGATTTGACCCGGAACGACCCCAAGACGTTAGGCCCGTCCGGCGGCCCGATTACCCGGGACCAGACCTCGGTTGAGTACTACGCGACCGTCTTCACGATTTCGGAGTCGCCGGTGGAGAAGGGGGTCATCTGGACCGGGTCGGATGACGGGATCATTGCGGTGACCAAGAACGGCGGCCAGAGCTGGGACCGGGTCACCCCGCCGGATCTTCCCCAATGGGCCCGGGTCTCGATCATCGAGGCCTCGTCCCACGCCAAAGGCACCGCCTACGTCGCCGCCAACCGGTTCCAGCTCAACGATTTTGCGCCGTATCTCTACAAGACTACCGACTACGGGAAGACCTGGACCAAGATCATCAAAGGCATCACGGCCTCGGAATTCACCCGGGTCATTCGGGAAGATCCGGTCCGCAAAGGCCTCCTGTTTGCCGGCACCGAGCGGGGGGTGTGGGTCTCGCTCGATGACGGGGCCAACTGGCAGACCCTCCGCCGGAATCTTCCGCCGGTGCCGGTGCACGACATCGCGATCAAGAACGCCGACGTCGTGCTCGGGACCCACGGCCGGGCCTTCTGGATCATGGATGACATTGCCTCGCTCCGTCAGCTCTCGGCCGAGGTCATGGCTAAGGACGCCCACTTGTTCCAGCCGGCCGACGCTTACCGGACGTTCGGTGGCGCCACCATCCAGTACTGGCTCAAGAAGGGCGACCAGAAGGTGACGCTCGAGTTCCTGGACGGCAAAGGCCAGTTGATCAAGAAGTTCACCAGTGATCCCGACTCCGCCGAAACCACCGCCGAGAAAGTCGAACGGGCCCGGCTCGACAGTCTGGCGACGTTAGGCGTGATGCCGGCGAGCGCGGAGGCCCGGACCGGTGACGCCGCCGGGGGCCGGCGGGGCCGGTTTGGTTTCGGAGGCTCGAACCGGGCGCCCAACCGGATGGGCGCCAACAGCTTTACCTGGAATATGCGGTATCCCGAGCCGGCTGCCTTCAAGGGGCTGATCATGTGGGCCGCCGGTATTTTCGGCCCCCAGGCGCCATCGGGCAGCTACACCGCCAAGCTCACCGCGGGCGACAAAACCGACACCCAAACGTTCAAGCTGCTGATTGATCCGCGCTCCGGCGCGAGTCAGGCCGACCTTGATGAGCAATTCCGGTTCCTGATCCAGATCCGCGACAAGACCACCGAGGCGAACAACGCGGTCCGGACGATTCGGAACCTCAAGACCCACTTGGCCGCCCGGATCAAAGCCGCGCCCGCGGGACGCGCGGCCGTGCTCCAGCGGAGTGTCACCACCCTGACCGAGCAAATCAGCGCCGTCGAAGCGGAGATTTATCAGGTCAAGAACAAGAGCGGCCAAGATCCGCTCAACTACCCGATCAAGCTCAACAACCAGATCGCGGCCCTTTCCGGGGTCGTTGCCAGCACCGAAGCCAAGCCAACGGCCCAGTCGTACGAGGTCTACAAGATCTTGGCGGCGGCGCTCGATGCCGAATTGGGCAAGCTCACGGTGCTGCTCGGAGCCGGCCTCGACGGCGTCAATGCCGAGTTGACCCGGCTCGGCCTCGACAAAGTGGTTCCGAGCACCGAGGAAATTTCCGGGCCGGACCTTCCGCAATGA
- a CDS encoding class A beta-lactamase-related serine hydrolase gives MTATPTPFVTVGSDSDPVWARTNSATSARVHLAAGALAGMSVAVIHRGDTLLYRSYGMADLEHEIPGSDRTVYAIGAMTKQFTAVALHHLADRGLLDLDADVRTYLPDLNTHSRVIPVWRLLDHTSGLAEYTGLPAFGGLSVQTLPRDTILRLVNREPLVFEPGSQMIYNNTGFFLGAMIVARVSGQSFEAYPSDSLLKPLGMGDSRYCDAAALIKERARGYQRRSGQIVNATVINHHWPYGAGSMCATVRDLIRWNQALHHGGVLRSATYAKLISPRPLADGTPIRYSGGLAVHRSFSRATIEHGGAIDGFLSNAGFYPDADLLVIVLQNDQARAPTLLTDALASIVLGRVSAAPNNRRPDLTGLAGVYRGLRRGGILTVTVDTTNGLTVTVPGAEPVVPVYESELTWVAGTTRYLFIRRPGSAVEIRVELLYRPGEIYSHYLLRK, from the coding sequence ATGACGGCCACGCCGACCCCCTTCGTGACCGTGGGGAGTGACTCCGACCCGGTGTGGGCGAGGACCAACTCCGCCACATCGGCCCGGGTTCACCTTGCCGCCGGAGCTCTGGCCGGGATGTCCGTTGCGGTGATTCATCGAGGCGACACTCTCCTCTACCGGAGCTATGGCATGGCGGATCTCGAACACGAGATCCCCGGGTCTGACCGGACGGTCTACGCCATCGGCGCGATGACGAAACAGTTCACCGCCGTGGCCCTGCACCACTTGGCCGACCGGGGCCTGCTCGATCTCGACGCCGATGTCCGGACCTATTTGCCTGATCTCAACACCCACAGCCGGGTCATCCCGGTCTGGCGACTCCTCGATCACACCTCCGGGCTCGCTGAATACACCGGACTCCCGGCCTTTGGCGGGTTGAGCGTCCAGACGCTGCCGCGGGACACCATCCTCAGGCTCGTCAACCGGGAACCACTGGTGTTCGAGCCCGGCTCCCAGATGATCTACAACAACACCGGCTTCTTCCTGGGCGCGATGATCGTCGCGCGGGTGAGCGGCCAGTCGTTCGAGGCCTATCCGAGCGACTCTCTCCTCAAACCGCTCGGCATGGGAGACTCCCGGTATTGCGATGCCGCCGCGTTGATCAAGGAACGGGCTCGGGGCTACCAGCGCCGAAGCGGCCAGATCGTCAACGCCACGGTGATCAACCACCATTGGCCCTACGGCGCCGGATCGATGTGCGCCACCGTCCGGGACCTGATTCGATGGAACCAGGCCCTCCATCATGGCGGGGTCCTGCGCTCCGCGACGTACGCGAAGCTGATCTCCCCCCGCCCCCTCGCCGACGGCACGCCGATCCGTTACAGCGGTGGCCTCGCGGTCCACCGATCGTTCAGTCGCGCCACGATCGAGCACGGCGGCGCGATCGACGGCTTCTTGTCGAACGCCGGGTTCTATCCGGACGCCGATCTGCTCGTGATCGTGCTCCAGAACGACCAAGCCCGGGCGCCGACCCTGTTGACCGACGCGCTGGCGTCGATCGTGCTGGGCCGGGTGTCCGCGGCGCCGAACAACCGGCGACCCGATCTCACCGGGCTGGCCGGGGTCTACCGGGGTCTTCGGCGCGGGGGCATCTTGACCGTAACCGTGGACACCACGAACGGGCTCACGGTTACCGTGCCGGGCGCGGAACCGGTCGTGCCGGTCTATGAATCTGAGTTGACCTGGGTGGCGGGTACGACGCGTTATCTGTTCATACGCCGGCCCGGGTCGGCCGTCGAGATTCGAGTGGAACTCCTGTATCGACCGGGAGAGATTTACAGCCACTACCTGCTCCGAAAATAG